Proteins from a single region of Hymenobacter aquaticus:
- a CDS encoding RICIN domain-containing protein, protein MAFRPARDTQYFLLAKNSNMPLGVQGNSGDVGAEMVQQTWSPDSAQPQQHFRLDGAPNYTFYIKPGHRDLYLEPKASRDGRGREDGTPIVQAIWNAGAGHQRFQLIPAGDDDYRIRCLHSGKFWDVYGNTTAVGARLVQHGLTPTDNQLFRLVAVPRTGLSVNTTSFRGYTNYGRMLVLGLAGVIPKVGGGVSALIGLIWPSDHDQRFWQQMKDYVDVRMTEMLQHVRLLQLESYLVGLIKNLRLANDPDLPPTDRWNHLVAVTAGATAIEQAFLTLDYQDSHRILSHLGAWGTLVLGANAQMMRDYAEMHPDKTAAEHAKGKAVYKKVLQANIAQYSKALMAARANALQWRLERIGTVMTMVVDERGGWMRILSDFTAEGIARANQAAAARRDQVRAQFEAEMDALLAPVRLWRFLNPDVTERPAQDIDQRVVGPFPLRQNETPFELVTGTITSLSMGQIGDIVSGLVVHYADGRKRASGNETHNMKTLTLAPGEYITSAYGLERGPYIVGLTFETNLGQLFTTGEPSTSDHTYDFMASVDDALSPRLTGLSYGGGGLCFHWEYSWTYDWTGAIPAGSQLAEPTRPALVLQAPAAEPAQEEVVQDFTTREFAAGQW, encoded by the coding sequence ATGGCATTCAGACCCGCCCGCGACACGCAGTACTTTCTCCTCGCCAAGAACAGCAACATGCCCCTGGGCGTGCAGGGCAACTCCGGGGACGTCGGCGCCGAAATGGTGCAGCAAACCTGGAGCCCGGACAGCGCGCAGCCCCAGCAGCACTTCCGCCTCGATGGGGCGCCCAACTACACGTTCTACATCAAGCCCGGCCACCGCGACCTGTATCTGGAGCCCAAGGCCTCGCGCGACGGCCGGGGCCGGGAAGACGGTACGCCCATCGTGCAGGCCATCTGGAACGCCGGGGCCGGGCACCAGCGCTTCCAGCTGATACCGGCCGGCGACGACGATTACCGCATCCGCTGCCTGCACTCGGGCAAGTTCTGGGACGTGTATGGCAATACGACGGCCGTCGGCGCCCGGCTGGTGCAGCACGGCCTCACGCCCACCGACAACCAGCTGTTCCGACTCGTGGCCGTGCCCAGAACCGGGCTGTCGGTCAACACCACCTCCTTCCGGGGCTACACCAACTACGGGCGGATGCTGGTGCTGGGGCTGGCCGGCGTTATCCCGAAGGTGGGCGGCGGCGTGTCCGCCCTCATCGGCCTGATCTGGCCCAGCGACCATGACCAGCGTTTCTGGCAGCAGATGAAAGACTACGTGGACGTGCGCATGACGGAGATGCTGCAGCACGTGCGCCTGCTACAGCTGGAAAGCTACCTGGTCGGCCTCATCAAAAACCTGCGCCTGGCTAACGACCCGGACCTGCCGCCCACCGACCGGTGGAACCACCTGGTAGCCGTGACGGCCGGGGCCACGGCTATCGAGCAGGCATTTCTCACCCTGGACTACCAGGACAGCCACCGCATCCTGTCGCACCTGGGGGCCTGGGGCACGCTGGTGCTGGGCGCCAACGCGCAGATGATGCGGGACTACGCCGAGATGCATCCCGACAAGACTGCCGCGGAGCACGCCAAGGGCAAGGCCGTCTACAAGAAGGTACTGCAGGCCAACATCGCCCAGTATTCGAAAGCCCTGATGGCCGCCCGCGCCAACGCCCTGCAGTGGCGGCTGGAGAGGATTGGTACCGTCATGACCATGGTGGTGGACGAGCGCGGCGGCTGGATGCGGATATTGTCGGACTTCACGGCCGAGGGCATAGCCCGGGCCAACCAGGCGGCGGCGGCCCGGCGCGACCAGGTCAGGGCGCAGTTTGAGGCCGAGATGGATGCCCTGCTGGCCCCGGTCCGGCTGTGGCGCTTCCTGAACCCGGACGTCACCGAGCGCCCCGCGCAGGACATTGACCAGCGGGTGGTAGGACCGTTTCCACTCCGGCAGAACGAGACGCCGTTTGAGCTGGTAACCGGCACCATCACTAGCCTCAGCATGGGCCAGATTGGCGACATCGTCTCGGGGCTGGTGGTGCACTACGCCGACGGCCGCAAACGCGCCTCGGGCAATGAGACCCACAACATGAAAACCCTGACGCTGGCCCCGGGCGAATACATCACCAGCGCCTACGGCCTGGAGCGCGGCCCCTACATCGTCGGGCTTACCTTCGAAACCAACCTGGGCCAGCTATTCACCACGGGCGAGCCCAGCACCAGCGACCATACCTACGATTTCATGGCCAGCGTGGACGACGCGCTGAGCCCCCGCCTCACTGGCCTTTCCTACGGCGGCGGCGGGCTCTGCTTCCACTGGGAGTACAGCTGGACGTACGACTGGACGGGAGCCATTCCGGCCGGGTCCCAGCTGGCCGAGCCCACTCGCCCGGCCCTCGTGCTACAGGCCCCGGCCGCCGAGCCCGCCCAAGAGGAGGTGGTACAGGATTTCACCACCCGCGAGTTTGCGGCCGGGCAGTGGTAG
- a CDS encoding 7TM diverse intracellular signaling domain-containing protein, producing MRSGAAHPGLLRAGLLLAWLLLATLRSAAQGGPVVGRVEVLPDRGYAWPRVLHDPTLAFAPADSLRPAQARRFWLRLAVRNPSRYSEDAQLTVLPALDNTFYFVDQNTRTWHSRRAGVAVATDSQWVKGGLPLRLPAAATTTCYVLVRLGARASLPPAISLRVQLAPAAQARQADLFSYVAWLVALAVLGLLLLLNAHAYLRRPDRPTAWYLCGQLGGVLYLTAYRGIFKQWWPGPTFSQLVLSSGRSYAYTLNSALMHLSVGLLLLGLVQLTRTYLGTRARLPRLDVALRCGLVGYGLFTLAVGVVNLSGFYLDQYSLLLDNLLVLGLLGLLLATAVTADRRQLPLARPYLLANVLPLLGVLLAAGYHVAVTVDNDGNALPHLALVAHALSFSLALNIHLQYLQRALLATERDAAALALDIRQQQLRHREIVLQNSHIQAALRADQQQLSADHRQQQAANHALQQQLEANQRELASTALYVEQKNALLAELKSQIRELNKQRPDQQKDLAGIQAVLNSHTYLDEDWGRFKVHFEQVHPRFFEELQAKYPALTPHEQRLASYFHINLATKEIAALLNIDPASVRRAKTRLFKKIAAAGALPPPEAGPPPAE from the coding sequence GTGCGTAGCGGGGCCGCTCACCCGGGGCTGCTGCGCGCCGGCCTGCTGCTGGCATGGCTGCTACTGGCCACCCTGCGTAGCGCCGCGCAGGGCGGTCCGGTCGTTGGGCGCGTGGAGGTGCTGCCCGACCGAGGCTACGCCTGGCCGCGCGTGCTGCACGACCCAACGCTGGCCTTCGCCCCGGCCGACTCCCTGCGCCCCGCCCAGGCCCGCCGCTTCTGGCTGCGGCTGGCCGTGCGCAACCCCAGCCGCTACAGCGAGGATGCCCAGCTCACGGTGCTGCCCGCGCTGGACAACACCTTCTACTTCGTCGACCAGAATACTCGCACCTGGCATTCACGCCGGGCGGGCGTGGCCGTGGCCACCGATAGCCAGTGGGTGAAAGGCGGGCTGCCGCTGCGCCTGCCGGCGGCCGCCACCACCACCTGCTACGTGCTGGTGCGGTTGGGCGCGCGCGCCTCCTTGCCCCCGGCAATAAGCCTGCGGGTGCAGCTGGCACCGGCGGCCCAGGCCCGGCAAGCTGACCTGTTTTCCTACGTGGCCTGGCTGGTGGCGCTGGCCGTGCTAGGGCTGCTGCTGCTGCTCAACGCGCACGCCTACCTGCGCCGGCCCGACCGCCCCACCGCCTGGTACCTCTGCGGCCAGCTGGGAGGCGTGCTCTACCTGACGGCCTATCGGGGCATATTCAAGCAGTGGTGGCCGGGCCCGACGTTTAGCCAGCTGGTGCTCTCCTCCGGCCGCAGCTATGCCTACACCCTCAACAGCGCGCTGATGCATCTGAGCGTGGGCCTGCTGCTGCTGGGCCTGGTGCAGCTCACGCGCACCTACCTGGGCACCCGCGCCCGCCTACCCCGCCTCGATGTCGCCCTGCGCTGCGGGCTGGTCGGCTACGGCCTCTTTACGTTGGCGGTAGGGGTCGTGAACCTAAGCGGCTTTTACCTCGACCAGTACTCGCTGCTGCTCGACAACCTGCTGGTGCTGGGCCTGCTGGGGTTGCTGCTGGCCACCGCAGTAACCGCCGACCGGCGGCAACTACCGCTGGCCCGCCCCTACCTGCTGGCCAACGTACTGCCCCTGCTCGGCGTGCTGCTGGCCGCCGGCTACCACGTGGCTGTCACCGTCGATAACGACGGAAATGCGCTGCCCCACCTGGCCCTCGTTGCCCACGCCTTGAGCTTCTCCCTGGCCCTGAACATTCACCTGCAGTACCTGCAACGGGCGCTACTGGCCACCGAGCGCGACGCCGCGGCCCTGGCCCTCGATATCCGGCAGCAGCAGCTGCGCCACCGCGAAATCGTACTGCAGAACAGCCACATTCAGGCCGCCCTGCGCGCCGACCAGCAGCAGCTCAGCGCCGACCACCGCCAGCAGCAAGCCGCCAACCATGCGTTGCAGCAGCAGCTCGAAGCCAACCAGCGCGAGCTGGCCTCTACTGCCCTCTACGTGGAGCAGAAAAACGCGCTGCTGGCCGAGCTCAAGAGCCAGATCCGGGAGCTGAACAAGCAGCGGCCCGACCAGCAGAAAGACTTGGCCGGCATCCAGGCGGTGCTCAACAGCCACACGTACCTCGATGAGGACTGGGGGCGGTTCAAGGTGCATTTCGAGCAGGTGCATCCGCGCTTCTTCGAGGAGCTGCAGGCGAAGTACCCGGCCCTGACCCCGCACGAGCAACGGCTGGCCAGCTACTTCCACATTAACCTGGCCACCAAGGAAATTGCGGCCCTGCTCAACATTGACCCGGCCAGCGTGCGCCGGGCCAAAACCCGCCTCTTCAAGAAGATTGCCGCCGCCGGCGCACTGCCGCCCCCCGAGGCCGGACCGCCGCCGGCAGAATAG
- a CDS encoding recombinase family protein — MARSISEIGTLVREKPVPEAGFRNQDTVNSHFASFRYHLHPFWMKLGHARVSTSEQVLDLQLDALRQAGCELVFTDTGAGVQAHKLSRERNVLVPRTYAGLAPRYQQIGPAVRKPYEAGQHSTRQIMDNFQVGSRRTLYRILRFAGCPITSPRVGSAVSAHPSPARA; from the coding sequence ATGGCCCGCTCCATTTCCGAAATTGGCACCCTGGTACGAGAAAAGCCGGTCCCCGAAGCTGGCTTCCGCAATCAAGATACCGTAAATTCGCATTTTGCTTCTTTTCGGTACCATTTGCACCCTTTTTGGATGAAACTCGGCCACGCCCGCGTCAGTACCAGCGAACAAGTCCTGGACCTGCAACTCGACGCCCTGCGCCAGGCTGGCTGTGAGCTGGTTTTTACCGACACCGGGGCCGGGGTGCAGGCTCACAAGCTCAGTCGGGAACGCAACGTGCTGGTGCCGCGTACCTACGCCGGGCTGGCACCGCGCTACCAGCAAATTGGCCCCGCCGTGCGGAAACCCTACGAGGCAGGCCAGCATTCTACCCGCCAAATCATGGATAACTTCCAGGTTGGCTCCCGGCGTACCCTCTACAGAATACTGCGCTTTGCCGGCTGCCCGATTACCAGCCCGCGCGTTGGTAGCGCGGTGTCAGCCCACCCGAGCCCGGCCCGTGCGTAG
- a CDS encoding outer membrane beta-barrel protein, translated as MKRFSCLLALLLLTVLAAPSRSQAASKPANDDTIVVKLPNQATMTLYTKNKEQLRELRTYRLDSLMALLDRYIHQAELASKNAGNSPVTMEFYPAKDRPGTQAPEQIRITVRNEEPATKVALKNYKFGQVFSISVKEGAKNGDKKEDDEVSINIERDHSHRGDSLREASRRAKREEHANRAVHSNFSLDLGLNALTNRSGRAEEEFDLKPTGSRYVSLNWHYDIRVGGRRSPLFLVLGPELAFNNYMFDKNRRLLAPDSRTTIVQDPLLSLEKSKLATTVINLPLMAKLNFQDKTGHDAFRIGVGGFGGYRLASHTKIKYEDEGNTRKDKDRGSFNLEDFQYGVQGLIGVRGIDLFVKYNMNELFKNNRGPQAQSISFGISILD; from the coding sequence ATGAAACGTTTTTCCTGCCTGTTGGCCCTGCTGCTGCTGACAGTTCTGGCGGCTCCCTCCCGCTCCCAGGCCGCTTCTAAGCCGGCCAACGACGATACCATCGTGGTGAAACTGCCCAACCAGGCCACCATGACCCTTTACACTAAGAACAAGGAGCAACTGCGCGAGCTGCGTACCTACCGTCTCGATTCGCTGATGGCCCTGCTGGACCGCTACATTCACCAGGCCGAGCTGGCCAGCAAAAATGCCGGCAACAGCCCCGTGACCATGGAGTTTTACCCCGCCAAAGACCGGCCCGGCACCCAGGCCCCCGAGCAGATCCGGATAACGGTGCGCAACGAGGAGCCCGCCACCAAAGTGGCCCTGAAAAACTACAAGTTTGGGCAGGTGTTCAGCATCTCGGTGAAGGAAGGTGCCAAGAACGGCGACAAAAAGGAAGACGACGAAGTGTCCATCAACATCGAGCGTGACCATTCGCACCGGGGCGACTCGCTGCGGGAAGCTTCTCGCCGGGCCAAGCGCGAGGAGCACGCCAACCGCGCCGTGCACAGCAACTTCTCCCTCGACCTGGGCCTGAACGCGCTGACCAACCGCTCGGGCCGGGCCGAAGAGGAGTTTGACCTGAAGCCCACCGGCTCGCGCTACGTCAGCCTGAACTGGCACTACGATATCCGGGTGGGTGGCCGCCGCAGCCCGCTGTTTCTGGTGCTGGGCCCCGAGCTGGCCTTCAACAACTACATGTTCGACAAGAACCGCCGCCTGCTGGCCCCCGACTCCCGCACCACCATCGTGCAGGACCCGCTGCTGAGCCTGGAAAAAAGCAAGCTGGCCACCACCGTCATCAACCTGCCCTTGATGGCCAAGCTCAACTTCCAGGACAAAACCGGGCACGACGCGTTCCGCATCGGCGTGGGGGGCTTCGGCGGCTACCGCCTGGCCAGCCACACCAAGATTAAGTACGAAGACGAAGGCAACACCCGCAAAGACAAAGACCGGGGCAGCTTCAACCTGGAAGACTTCCAGTACGGGGTGCAGGGCCTGATCGGGGTGCGGGGCATCGACCTGTTCGTGAAGTACAACATGAACGAGCTGTTCAAAAACAACCGCGGCCCCCAGGCCCAGAGCATCAGCTTCGGCATCTCGATTCTGGACTAA
- a CDS encoding RNA polymerase sigma factor, whose protein sequence is MTDADLIAACRQGSGRAQKLLYERFAGMMLGVCIRYLRRREDAEEAMLGGFAKVFRALDQYRHEGSFEGWIRRIMVNEALGQLRRKEPLHLAIDDMVTDVPATAAEAESNLNAADLLALLADLPAGYRTVFNLYALEGYSHPEIAELLGISEGTSKSQLSKARAMLQRRLAAVSLSTSTSSPKEYYATGRY, encoded by the coding sequence GTGACTGACGCCGACCTCATTGCTGCGTGCCGCCAAGGCAGTGGCCGTGCCCAGAAACTGCTCTACGAGCGGTTTGCGGGCATGATGCTGGGCGTATGCATCCGGTATCTGCGCCGCCGCGAAGACGCGGAGGAAGCCATGCTGGGTGGGTTTGCCAAAGTGTTCCGGGCCCTGGATCAGTACCGGCACGAGGGCAGCTTCGAGGGCTGGATCCGCCGGATTATGGTGAACGAGGCCCTGGGGCAGCTGCGCCGCAAAGAGCCCCTGCACCTGGCCATCGACGACATGGTGACGGACGTGCCGGCCACGGCCGCCGAGGCCGAAAGCAACCTGAACGCGGCCGATCTGCTGGCGTTGCTGGCTGATTTGCCGGCCGGCTACCGCACCGTGTTCAACCTCTACGCCCTGGAAGGCTATTCCCACCCCGAAATTGCCGAGTTGCTGGGCATTTCCGAGGGCACTTCCAAATCGCAGCTCAGCAAGGCCCGCGCCATGCTGCAGCGCCGCCTGGCCGCCGTCAGCCTGAGCACTTCCACCTCCTCACCGAAAGAATATTATGCAACCGGAAGATATTGA
- a CDS encoding T9SS type A sorting domain-containing protein, giving the protein MKKTCLFFLLIGLWINAVHAQHPLPAAREARLQNALRKAVTSVGVCGGMTTSGTATIPTYTEAMRTEDIASLNYIGAEFIGRASSWWGDTNFNDVFDPTNTAYEGSDNGHFARTYANSQRLLDGHPDRIIQGAVFEIVNENVNNMLIPNWVWKGFGLDPPTTQQKFCLRDIAFDSAFDPNAGDNDQPFQVPDVTKLQARMWLYYRACSYIATDIEALHMGQWNLIAALDSAGRNSTGALTGRAKYAYTKDLFDRIRAFAANGVAAPNGFAQYNNRLGARKGYVYLDCHSKKKMLYNGLVDLFDFYTYPLGAEEVMTMTHQDANGTLQAGSNSFYQQPVQGVQLVMNVCNSGYYGPSGRTDGNDRLLLLELDNGVSSADAPNLAPTRMYGWDEIAWFTNQPQAYRADLLRYIYRWMACNTPNVHFQMPARRSHYRFNATPANTEPQRILELWRGDYDNNDSYAAGTLYTAPNTPAQSQSNIAIESDGSIFWSSGGQIRFARWGTEPTNTSPHWIHGTIPSVTNVAGDLVFCEKGLLFYRSTSNTIDYCQYNPNNTWTHYSTSSATNGVTANVAGNLVVEGSGPIQNRVNGRTIFYRSTDNKLQYIKQNVANRVWEHVDLSQYASPVDAVDGAIACPNMGTIFYISNNRIKALRSYEWSWQAPDNQTSVVDAYSSLAVEKTDDSGAVVLYYITTMGNVYYLKYNHNYSAPRWGIFSEPYVTQQAGQAVTNSQDAWGSITVAGSSSILYAGYNSIKSVRYCSGAVNNGWQREEYSQVQNCAWGLVRQPDNSMFYIGPGNKIHYLTWEANKCTQAFPSPGAVLQEEPAMAAASSMIRQTDVYPNPVNMELTISLAQVVATDEYCQLYDALGRKVAVSKRQDDTHQWITTRHIPAGLYYLRVQGRGNVETHKVLVEH; this is encoded by the coding sequence ATGAAAAAAACCTGTCTCTTTTTCTTGCTTATCGGCCTATGGATCAATGCTGTTCACGCGCAACATCCTCTGCCTGCTGCCCGAGAAGCACGACTGCAAAATGCTCTTCGTAAAGCTGTTACGAGTGTAGGCGTTTGTGGCGGTATGACTACTTCTGGAACCGCTACCATTCCGACGTACACGGAAGCCATGCGAACGGAAGACATTGCTTCCCTGAATTATATCGGCGCTGAGTTTATTGGCCGGGCCTCGAGTTGGTGGGGAGATACAAACTTTAACGATGTTTTTGACCCCACTAACACTGCCTACGAAGGCAGTGATAACGGGCATTTTGCACGAACGTATGCCAATAGTCAACGGCTGTTGGATGGCCATCCGGATAGAATCATTCAGGGAGCAGTGTTTGAAATTGTGAACGAGAATGTTAATAACATGTTGATTCCCAATTGGGTATGGAAAGGTTTTGGTTTGGATCCACCCACAACTCAGCAGAAATTCTGCCTGAGGGATATTGCCTTCGATTCTGCTTTCGATCCTAATGCAGGCGACAACGATCAGCCCTTCCAGGTGCCGGACGTAACGAAGCTGCAGGCGCGTATGTGGCTCTACTACAGGGCCTGCAGCTACATTGCGACCGATATAGAAGCCCTGCACATGGGCCAGTGGAATTTAATTGCAGCCCTTGATTCCGCTGGGCGGAACTCCACCGGAGCCTTGACGGGAAGAGCGAAGTATGCCTACACTAAAGATTTGTTTGACCGCATCAGAGCCTTTGCCGCGAATGGAGTAGCAGCACCCAATGGTTTTGCCCAGTACAATAATCGTCTGGGAGCACGAAAGGGGTACGTGTACCTCGACTGTCACAGCAAGAAAAAAATGCTGTACAATGGCTTGGTTGATCTGTTTGACTTCTACACCTATCCTCTCGGTGCCGAGGAGGTGATGACAATGACTCATCAGGATGCCAACGGTACGCTGCAAGCAGGCTCAAATAGCTTTTACCAGCAACCAGTTCAAGGGGTGCAACTTGTAATGAACGTGTGCAACTCGGGCTACTATGGCCCTTCCGGAAGAACGGACGGAAATGACCGGCTGCTGCTACTTGAACTAGATAATGGCGTGAGTTCCGCCGATGCTCCCAACCTAGCCCCCACGCGCATGTACGGTTGGGACGAAATCGCCTGGTTTACGAATCAGCCCCAAGCTTACCGCGCGGACCTGCTGCGCTATATCTATAGGTGGATGGCGTGTAACACGCCGAATGTGCATTTTCAAATGCCTGCGCGGCGCTCACACTACCGTTTCAATGCGACCCCTGCCAACACAGAACCCCAGCGAATCCTGGAGCTGTGGCGCGGAGACTATGATAATAACGATTCCTACGCGGCCGGTACCTTGTATACAGCGCCTAATACGCCGGCTCAATCCCAGAGCAACATTGCTATTGAGTCTGACGGCTCCATTTTTTGGTCCAGTGGTGGACAAATTCGCTTCGCCAGATGGGGTACGGAGCCAACCAATACGTCTCCCCATTGGATTCATGGTACCATTCCCAGCGTGACGAATGTGGCCGGCGATTTAGTGTTTTGTGAGAAGGGGCTACTCTTCTACCGCTCTACCTCAAACACAATTGACTACTGCCAGTACAATCCTAATAATACATGGACTCATTACTCCACTAGCTCTGCTACAAATGGAGTGACGGCAAACGTAGCCGGAAATCTGGTGGTTGAAGGCTCCGGTCCCATCCAAAATCGGGTGAATGGCCGCACCATTTTTTACCGAAGCACCGATAACAAGCTACAGTACATAAAGCAGAACGTGGCGAACAGGGTGTGGGAACACGTGGACTTGAGCCAATACGCGTCGCCGGTTGATGCGGTGGATGGCGCCATAGCGTGCCCCAATATGGGTACCATATTCTATATCTCAAACAATCGAATCAAAGCCCTGCGTTCATACGAATGGTCTTGGCAGGCGCCCGACAATCAGACGTCGGTCGTGGATGCATACAGTAGCTTGGCGGTAGAAAAAACCGATGATTCAGGAGCTGTTGTCCTCTACTACATTACTACGATGGGCAACGTTTATTACCTCAAGTACAATCATAATTACTCTGCGCCCCGGTGGGGTATTTTTTCGGAGCCCTACGTAACTCAGCAAGCTGGTCAGGCGGTTACGAACTCCCAAGATGCCTGGGGTAGCATTACCGTCGCCGGCAGCAGCTCCATCCTGTATGCTGGCTACAATAGCATCAAAAGTGTGCGCTACTGTAGTGGTGCCGTGAACAACGGCTGGCAGCGCGAAGAGTATAGCCAAGTCCAGAACTGCGCCTGGGGGCTGGTGCGACAACCTGATAACAGCATGTTCTACATCGGCCCCGGAAACAAAATTCATTACCTCACTTGGGAGGCAAATAAATGTACTCAGGCTTTTCCGTCACCCGGCGCCGTGCTGCAAGAAGAGCCTGCTATGGCTGCAGCCTCAAGTATGATCCGGCAAACGGATGTATATCCTAACCCTGTCAACATGGAATTGACTATTTCCCTGGCACAGGTCGTTGCGACCGATGAGTATTGTCAGCTCTATGATGCCTTGGGCAGGAAAGTCGCTGTCAGCAAGCGGCAGGACGATACGCACCAGTGGATTACCACCCGGCACATTCCGGCGGGCTTGTACTATCTGCGGGTCCAGGGCCGGGGCAACGTTGAAACACACAAAGTCCTGGTAGAGCACTAA
- a CDS encoding CoA-binding protein, whose product MKKTLVLGASDNPARYSYRAVHQLKQHGHPVVPVGIRKGQVAGLDIHTDRPQAGDIDTVTLYVGPQNQPAWYDYILDLQPKRIIFNPGTENLELERLAQQRGIRTEEACTLVMLSIGNY is encoded by the coding sequence ATGAAAAAGACCCTTGTTCTCGGCGCCAGCGACAATCCGGCCCGCTATTCCTACCGCGCCGTGCACCAGCTCAAGCAGCACGGCCACCCCGTGGTGCCCGTCGGCATCCGTAAAGGCCAGGTCGCCGGCCTCGACATTCACACCGACCGGCCCCAAGCCGGCGACATTGATACCGTGACCCTGTACGTGGGCCCGCAAAACCAGCCCGCCTGGTACGACTACATCCTCGATCTGCAGCCCAAGCGCATCATCTTCAACCCCGGCACCGAGAACCTGGAGCTGGAGCGCCTGGCCCAGCAGCGCGGCATCCGGACCGAGGAAGCCTGCACGCTGGTCATGCTCAGCATCGGCAATTATTGA
- a CDS encoding NAD(P)/FAD-dependent oxidoreductase — protein MSEKQEIEALLPPEVAYDEYARYRALLAAAGLQPGQADFVHLRKRSIDARGRQPLVRLRADIWRTAPPTDLFGPWFQYPDVSRARRSVLIVGAGPAGLFAALRAIELGIKPIILERGKDVRTRRRDLAALNKEHLVNPDSNYCFGEGGAGTYSDGKLYTRSTKRGDIQRILKILVQHGATTDILVDAHPHIGTNKLPLVVAALRDSVRQAGGEVHFDTRVTDLILDGNHLRGVVTAAGAALEADGVILATGHSARDIYELLHRRGVRIEAKPFALGVRVEHQQELIDQAQYRRRDRGPLPAASYSLVHQTQWQGKQRGVFSFCMCPGGFIVPAATAPGEVVVNGMSPSRRDSRYANSGIVTAIELEDMDLKRYGALAGLHLQQQIEQRACQLAGNTQLAPAQRLGDFLQGKVSAELLDTSYQPGLVSVPMDQVLGPGLAARLRQGFENFGRKIPGYATNAAQIVGVESRTSAPVRIPRDPATLQHPETQGLFPCGEGAGYAGGIVSAAMDGERCAEAVAALVSRF, from the coding sequence ATGTCCGAAAAACAGGAAATTGAGGCCCTGCTTCCCCCGGAAGTGGCCTACGACGAGTACGCGCGCTACCGCGCCCTGCTGGCCGCCGCCGGCCTGCAGCCCGGCCAGGCCGACTTTGTGCACCTGCGCAAGCGCAGCATCGACGCCCGGGGCCGGCAGCCCCTGGTGCGCCTGCGGGCCGACATCTGGCGCACCGCCCCGCCCACCGACTTATTCGGCCCCTGGTTTCAGTACCCCGATGTAAGCCGGGCGCGCCGCTCGGTGCTGATTGTGGGCGCGGGTCCGGCGGGCTTGTTTGCCGCGCTGCGGGCCATTGAGCTGGGTATCAAACCCATCATACTGGAGCGGGGCAAAGACGTGCGCACTCGCCGCCGCGACCTAGCGGCGCTCAATAAGGAGCACCTCGTGAATCCCGACTCCAACTACTGCTTCGGCGAAGGCGGGGCGGGCACTTACTCCGACGGCAAGCTCTACACCCGTTCCACCAAGCGCGGCGACATTCAGCGCATCCTTAAAATACTGGTGCAGCACGGCGCGACCACCGACATTCTGGTCGATGCCCACCCCCACATCGGGACCAACAAGCTGCCGCTGGTAGTGGCCGCCCTGCGCGACTCGGTGCGGCAAGCCGGCGGCGAGGTGCACTTCGATACCCGCGTCACGGACCTTATTCTGGACGGCAACCACCTGCGCGGGGTGGTGACGGCCGCCGGCGCGGCCCTGGAAGCCGACGGCGTGATTCTGGCCACCGGCCACTCGGCCCGGGATATCTACGAGCTGCTGCACCGGCGCGGCGTGCGCATCGAGGCCAAGCCATTTGCCCTGGGCGTGCGCGTCGAGCATCAGCAGGAGCTCATCGACCAGGCCCAGTACCGCCGCCGCGACCGGGGCCCGCTGCCGGCAGCATCCTACTCGCTGGTACACCAAACCCAGTGGCAGGGCAAGCAGCGGGGCGTATTTTCGTTTTGCATGTGCCCCGGCGGCTTTATCGTGCCGGCCGCCACGGCGCCCGGCGAGGTGGTGGTGAACGGCATGAGCCCCAGCCGCCGCGACTCGCGCTACGCCAACTCCGGCATCGTGACGGCCATTGAGCTGGAAGACATGGACCTGAAGCGCTACGGCGCCCTGGCCGGCCTGCATTTGCAGCAGCAGATTGAGCAGCGCGCCTGCCAGCTGGCCGGCAACACCCAGCTGGCCCCCGCCCAGCGCCTGGGCGACTTCCTGCAAGGCAAAGTTTCCGCCGAACTGCTGGATACGTCCTACCAGCCCGGCCTCGTGTCGGTGCCGATGGACCAGGTGCTGGGCCCGGGGCTGGCGGCCCGGCTGCGGCAGGGCTTCGAGAACTTCGGCCGCAAGATTCCCGGCTACGCCACCAACGCGGCCCAGATTGTGGGCGTGGAAAGCCGCACCTCGGCCCCGGTGCGCATCCCCCGCGACCCGGCCACCTTGCAGCACCCCGAAACCCAGGGCCTGTTTCCCTGCGGCGAAGGCGCCGGCTACGCGGGCGGCATCGTGTCGGCGGCCATGGATGGGGAGCGGTGCGCCGAGGCCGTGGCGGCCCTGGTTTCTCGTTTTTAG